From Lujinxingia vulgaris, a single genomic window includes:
- a CDS encoding mechanosensitive ion channel family protein encodes MNETINRWLTRLGGWEGIEPYILGVFWVIVGYFIAKFFARGVERVVRLRHGASPHSAVIASKTAFYGAFMLVVLIALSALGVQLSGLLAAAGIFTVALGFAAQTSVSNIISGFFLFMDRPFSIDDTVKIDTTLGTVISIDLLSTRIRTFDNLMVRIPNEVLLKSTIINYTLYGVRRIEVAVRVPFDCDLLVLQRKLTHTMHALPTILDEPAPIVLIDRFGENGMELLVRAWSERQNYVSAKSELTGAIHARLRDLGVDVPLPQRVIHLSESLEGSALIAQLRESATSSETRSRRTAREDTLATTSGDSPT; translated from the coding sequence ATGAACGAGACCATCAACCGCTGGCTCACTCGCCTGGGCGGCTGGGAGGGCATTGAGCCCTATATCCTGGGCGTCTTCTGGGTCATTGTGGGCTACTTCATCGCGAAGTTCTTTGCCCGCGGGGTCGAGCGCGTGGTGCGACTGCGCCACGGCGCAAGCCCTCACAGCGCCGTCATCGCCAGCAAGACAGCCTTTTACGGCGCCTTTATGCTCGTGGTGCTCATCGCGCTCAGCGCGCTGGGCGTGCAGCTGAGCGGACTTCTGGCCGCCGCCGGCATCTTCACCGTCGCGCTGGGTTTTGCCGCCCAGACCAGCGTCTCCAACATCATCTCGGGCTTTTTTCTCTTTATGGATCGGCCCTTCTCGATCGACGACACCGTCAAAATCGACACCACCCTGGGCACGGTGATCTCCATCGATCTTCTGAGCACGCGCATCCGCACCTTCGACAACCTGATGGTGCGCATCCCCAACGAGGTGCTGCTCAAGAGCACGATCATCAACTACACCCTCTACGGCGTACGCCGCATTGAGGTGGCGGTCCGGGTGCCCTTTGATTGCGATCTTCTGGTGCTGCAACGAAAGCTCACCCACACGATGCACGCGCTGCCCACGATCCTCGATGAACCCGCCCCGATTGTGCTGATCGACCGTTTTGGCGAAAACGGCATGGAGCTTTTGGTGCGCGCGTGGAGCGAGCGCCAGAACTACGTCTCGGCCAAGAGCGAGCTCACCGGCGCGATTCACGCCCGGCTGCGCGATCTGGGTGTGGACGTTCCCCTTCCCCAGCGGGTCATTCATCTGAGCGAAAGTCTGGAGGGCTCAGCCCTCATCGCGCAGCTGCGCGAGAGCGCGACCTCTTCGGAGACGCGCAGCCGCCGCACCGCGCGCGAAGATACCCTGGCGACCACCTCCGGCGACTCCCCCACCTGA
- a CDS encoding tetratricopeptide repeat protein, producing MKVLLELLGDACRVLKGVETLSEFRPESRDRMRELLSQLRLELDRLLDADAPVDPELAGREPFLQRALEAIASQSYVEARAVLAEAVERFPQDFEFLSYLGLIAWEQGDLVEAERSYRRAMEVVFAEGLNAGEVESGDDPVLRAVEGRALCLYRLGELEAAQRHFEWLGSNFPEQYIGCLFLAGEAYHRMGLLREALRCYEAVPVEPAVLYNRGLALYGCDRLEESARALIEGFVANIYVAMTLLGRFGYRRPCTPGYLGSEAYAEELVEACVGLWHGHPGSVRFMERCFDHPLVQAHLQQCGEQGGTRLLQAGESGVETDAFLEQLNDAGTLQSMARRVIQRLDA from the coding sequence ATGAAAGTATTGCTTGAGCTTTTGGGCGACGCCTGTCGAGTTTTAAAGGGTGTGGAGACGCTCTCGGAGTTTCGCCCCGAATCGCGCGACCGTATGCGTGAGCTGCTCTCCCAGCTTCGCCTGGAGCTCGATCGCCTGCTCGATGCCGATGCGCCGGTCGACCCGGAGTTGGCCGGTCGCGAGCCCTTTTTGCAGCGGGCGCTCGAGGCGATCGCCTCCCAGAGTTACGTGGAGGCGCGCGCGGTGCTGGCTGAGGCGGTGGAGCGCTTCCCGCAGGATTTTGAGTTCTTGAGTTATCTGGGGCTCATCGCCTGGGAGCAGGGCGACCTTGTGGAGGCCGAGCGTTCCTATCGGCGCGCGATGGAGGTGGTCTTTGCCGAGGGGCTTAACGCCGGGGAGGTGGAGAGCGGCGACGATCCGGTGCTTCGCGCCGTGGAGGGTCGCGCGCTTTGCCTCTATCGGCTGGGTGAGCTTGAGGCGGCGCAGCGCCATTTTGAGTGGCTGGGCTCGAACTTCCCCGAGCAGTACATCGGCTGTCTCTTTCTGGCCGGGGAGGCCTACCACCGCATGGGGCTTCTGCGGGAGGCGCTGCGTTGTTATGAGGCGGTGCCCGTGGAGCCGGCGGTGCTCTACAACCGGGGGCTGGCGCTCTACGGCTGCGACCGGCTCGAGGAGTCGGCGCGGGCGTTGATCGAAGGGTTTGTCGCAAACATCTATGTGGCGATGACGCTGCTGGGGCGCTTTGGATACCGTCGCCCCTGCACGCCGGGCTACCTGGGCAGTGAGGCGTATGCCGAGGAGCTTGTGGAGGCCTGCGTCGGGCTCTGGCACGGGCATCCGGGGAGCGTGCGATTTATGGAGCGCTGCTTCGACCATCCGCTGGTGCAGGCGCATCTGCAGCAATGCGGGGAGCAGGGCGGCACGCGTCTTTTGCAGGCCGGAGAGAGCGGGGTGGAGACCGACGCGTTTCTGGAGCAGCTCAACGACGCGGGCACCCTGCAGAGCATGGCGCGGCGCGTGATTCAGCGCCTGGATGCCTGA
- a CDS encoding carboxypeptidase regulatory-like domain-containing protein gives MLAPYQGEVEQPRALAGDDAPPTQARWVQVLDEDERALASRVMVSAPGLWPPVVTRSDEAGYVALPEPGARGPGKEPMRFYEFLARSDDDDDEPRAFWGVIQGPGGPVFAEEGARFVRAAPAADLRLGIVDAEGAPVEGAFVRLSRDSLALLHLHVTTREDGVAAFRQIPPGTYYVTIDADRHSRRTLQVQHEADDAFMLNVELLEGGGLRMPEAWRAPVAQVLGQSSSKSSASEAPSPEDATSEKKDDEVAREALEIYVADPQGAGVSGAWVEVWQAGERVASGVSAGSRALHVQVPAGAPLTVYATHPGWGEGQLGGVKAGARGGATVRLGRPLLSAPVPDRVRSMSAIEAALEQRIVDTGSGHQIDVVDPQSAAARAGVERGDALVFARRVGGEMRVTVSRGGSFLEVALPQ, from the coding sequence GTGCTCGCCCCCTATCAGGGCGAGGTTGAGCAGCCTCGCGCTCTGGCGGGTGATGATGCACCGCCGACGCAGGCGCGATGGGTGCAGGTGCTCGATGAGGACGAGCGCGCGCTGGCGTCACGGGTGATGGTGAGCGCGCCGGGGCTGTGGCCCCCCGTAGTAACTCGCAGCGATGAGGCAGGCTACGTGGCGCTGCCCGAGCCCGGCGCGCGCGGCCCGGGCAAAGAGCCGATGCGCTTTTATGAGTTCCTGGCCCGCAGCGACGACGACGACGACGAGCCCCGGGCCTTCTGGGGCGTGATTCAGGGCCCGGGCGGTCCGGTCTTTGCCGAGGAGGGCGCGCGTTTTGTGCGCGCGGCCCCCGCCGCCGATCTTCGCCTGGGCATCGTCGACGCCGAGGGCGCGCCGGTGGAGGGGGCGTTTGTGCGACTCTCGCGTGATAGCCTCGCGCTTTTGCATCTGCACGTGACTACACGCGAAGATGGCGTGGCGGCGTTTCGACAGATTCCTCCGGGCACTTATTACGTGACCATCGACGCCGACAGGCACTCCCGGCGCACCCTGCAGGTGCAGCATGAGGCCGACGACGCGTTTATGCTCAACGTCGAACTTCTCGAAGGCGGCGGGTTGCGCATGCCCGAGGCCTGGCGCGCGCCGGTGGCCCAGGTGCTGGGGCAGTCGAGCTCGAAGTCGTCTGCAAGCGAAGCGCCTTCGCCTGAAGACGCCACATCCGAAAAAAAAGACGACGAAGTCGCGCGCGAGGCGCTTGAGATCTATGTGGCCGATCCGCAGGGCGCCGGTGTGAGCGGCGCCTGGGTGGAGGTCTGGCAGGCTGGCGAGCGTGTGGCCTCGGGCGTGAGCGCGGGAAGTCGCGCGCTGCATGTGCAGGTGCCCGCCGGCGCGCCGCTCACCGTGTACGCCACGCATCCCGGCTGGGGTGAGGGGCAGCTTGGGGGCGTTAAGGCCGGCGCACGGGGCGGCGCGACAGTGCGTCTGGGGCGGCCGCTGCTCTCGGCGCCGGTGCCTGATCGGGTGCGCTCGATGTCGGCGATTGAGGCAGCGTTGGAGCAGCGCATTGTCGACACCGGTTCTGGCCACCAGATCGATGTGGTGGACCCGCAGAGTGCCGCGGCCCGCGCCGGGGTTGAGCGCGGCGATGCGCTGGTCTTTGCGCGGCGGGTTGGCGGGGAGATGCGGGTGACGGTCTCGCGGGGCGGCAGTTTTCTGGAGGTCGCGCTGCCGCAGTGA
- the era gene encoding GTPase Era, translating to MSDSTPLELPAGFVALVGQPNVGKSTLMNAVLGVKVAIATSKPQTTRNRILGVQTLSGKGQLCFVDTPGIHQGPKRLNRVMNEVALQSLREVDVVCHMVDAAALAGWQRRTGQQGLPPEERYVIERLSQAEVPALLVLNKIDQIKDKNLLLPMIDALTERTDYAAVVPLSALTGEQLDAFVETVLAQLPHQGLLFPEDMLTDQAERFLAAEFVREQVMLQTRKEIPYSVAVEVEHFNEDEARDLLEISAVIHVERDSQKGIIIGQGGQRIKAIGQAARAELERFFGRQVFLETFVRVEPQWSEKSRHLHRFGYE from the coding sequence ATGTCGGACTCCACACCCCTTGAACTGCCCGCCGGATTTGTCGCTCTGGTGGGTCAGCCCAACGTGGGCAAATCTACGCTGATGAACGCCGTGCTCGGCGTGAAGGTGGCCATCGCCACCTCCAAACCCCAGACCACGCGCAACCGCATCTTAGGGGTGCAGACCTTAAGTGGAAAGGGCCAGCTCTGCTTTGTGGACACCCCCGGCATCCACCAGGGGCCCAAGCGGCTCAACCGGGTGATGAACGAGGTCGCCCTGCAGAGCCTGCGCGAAGTCGACGTGGTCTGCCATATGGTCGACGCCGCAGCCCTCGCCGGCTGGCAGCGCCGCACTGGCCAGCAGGGGCTTCCGCCGGAGGAACGCTATGTCATTGAACGTCTCTCCCAGGCCGAGGTGCCCGCGCTGCTGGTGCTCAACAAGATCGACCAGATCAAAGATAAGAACCTCCTGCTCCCGATGATCGACGCGCTCACCGAGCGCACCGATTACGCCGCGGTCGTGCCACTCAGCGCGCTGACGGGTGAGCAGCTCGATGCCTTTGTGGAGACGGTGCTCGCGCAACTTCCTCACCAGGGGCTGCTCTTCCCGGAAGATATGCTCACCGACCAGGCCGAGCGTTTTCTGGCCGCGGAGTTTGTACGCGAGCAGGTCATGCTGCAGACCCGAAAAGAGATCCCCTACAGCGTGGCGGTGGAGGTCGAGCATTTTAATGAAGATGAGGCGCGCGACCTGCTTGAGATCTCGGCGGTGATTCACGTCGAGCGCGACAGCCAGAAGGGCATCATCATCGGGCAGGGCGGCCAGCGTATCAAAGCCATCGGGCAGGCTGCCCGCGCCGAACTGGAGCGCTTCTTTGGCCGCCAGGTCTTTTTAGAGACCTTCGTGCGCGTCGAGCCGCAGTGGAGCGAGAAGTCGCGCCACCTGCACCGTTTTGGTTACGAATAA
- a CDS encoding ABC transporter ATP-binding protein translates to MTAPTPALVLENLTKRYRRLVAVNQVNLSIAPGEFVALIGPNGAGKSSTMGCVAGITAPDEGSVHINGVDVVANPVEARKHLGFVPQHLAMLDYLTGLEYLHFVAELRELPAAQRDAEIEELLAITELEDARHVVLKEYSGGMARKLAIASVLLGSPKLLVLDESFVGLDPESTARLRTRLQRHCDQGGAILLSSHILDMLERLCSRFVLLQGGELAMDISRAELDRKMKSGEVRDLTELYLKTTGKIDLIGNINP, encoded by the coding sequence ATGACCGCCCCCACCCCTGCCCTGGTCTTAGAGAACCTCACCAAGCGCTACCGCCGGCTTGTCGCCGTCAATCAGGTCAACCTGAGCATCGCGCCGGGCGAGTTTGTAGCGTTGATCGGCCCCAACGGCGCCGGCAAATCCTCGACGATGGGCTGCGTCGCCGGCATCACCGCCCCCGATGAGGGCAGCGTGCACATCAACGGCGTCGACGTGGTCGCAAACCCGGTGGAGGCCCGCAAACACCTGGGCTTTGTGCCCCAGCACCTGGCCATGCTCGATTACCTCACGGGCCTGGAGTACCTGCACTTTGTGGCCGAGCTGCGCGAACTTCCCGCAGCTCAGCGCGACGCCGAGATCGAGGAGCTGCTGGCCATCACCGAGCTCGAAGATGCTCGCCATGTCGTGCTCAAAGAGTACTCCGGCGGCATGGCCCGAAAGCTCGCCATCGCCTCGGTGCTGCTCGGCAGCCCCAAACTGCTGGTGCTCGACGAGTCCTTCGTCGGGCTCGACCCCGAATCCACCGCTCGCTTGCGCACTCGCCTCCAGCGCCACTGCGATCAGGGCGGCGCCATCCTCCTCTCCAGCCATATCCTGGATATGCTTGAGCGCCTCTGCTCCCGCTTCGTGCTCCTGCAGGGCGGCGAGCTCGCGATGGACATCAGCCGCGCCGAACTCGACCGGAAGATGAAGTCCGGCGAGGTGAGGGATTTGACGGAACTCTACCTGAAGACGACCGGAAAGATCGATCTTATTGGCAACATAAACCCCTGA
- the alaS gene encoding alanine--tRNA ligase — protein sequence MMTPNELRSRFLAFFEKHDHRVVASSPVVPQADPTLLFTNAGMNQFKDLLLGNETRDYTRAASVQKCVRAGGKHNDLDEVGKDGRHLTFFEMLGNWSFGDYYKRESIKWAWDFLLNELKLDKDRLYVTIYKDDDECFDIWTREMDVAPERVLRLGDIEEGDEENFWSMGPTGPCGPCTEIHYDLHPEQGPFTFQEGYDDDRINEIWNLVFMEFNRDEDGTLNPLPMKSVDTGLGLDRAAMVLAERDNVFHTELFTPIFKTLFELLGDDVERDLEVFYKAENFSDYAVIADHVRTVTFAICDGAKFANDGRGYVLRRILRRAVRHGRNLGFKGPFLHKVAATVVEAYGEVYPELRATGQEAGELIRLEEERFFRNLERGLELFEDAAARADAEDQKTLSGDEVFQLHATFGFPPDLTEIMAEERGMSIDWEGYEALWKEHQETSRGKDMYADAAGVGDWVTVEEGSADTFIGYGALEATTTVRKMRKIATGYELLLAQTPFYAESGGQVGDRGQLIGKDGDLVLKVEDTQKAPIGIVHRVSVVKGEPDFKGEFKAVVDTRHRQKTAANHTATHLLHAALRDEVDSAIFQAGSLVAPDRLRFDFSYGKPLTPEELRRIEARVNRQIREHHKVTCHTGVDRDTAVDEMGAMAIFGEKYGDTVRVVEIPGESVELCGGTHVANTGDIGLFRITSESSVAAGIRRIEALTEEGALEAFQNERAQLQKLAELFKSDVANLNDRARAILEDRSRLEREVDSLSQKLANRGADALLDDAAEIDGLKVIATSVAAGTRDQLMAYADNLREKLGQAEAVVLLASEIDEKAALICVVTDAAFKARKVKAGDLINRVSSHVDGRGGGRPTLAQAGGQNPAGIPAAVEAFADAVRDALS from the coding sequence ATGATGACTCCCAACGAACTTCGCAGCCGCTTCCTCGCCTTCTTCGAAAAGCACGATCACCGCGTGGTCGCCTCCTCGCCAGTCGTCCCCCAGGCCGACCCGACGCTGCTCTTTACCAACGCAGGCATGAACCAGTTTAAAGACCTGCTGCTGGGCAATGAGACCCGCGACTACACCCGCGCGGCCAGCGTCCAGAAATGCGTGCGCGCCGGCGGCAAGCACAACGACCTCGACGAAGTCGGCAAAGACGGCCGCCACCTGACCTTTTTCGAGATGCTCGGGAACTGGTCCTTTGGCGACTACTACAAGCGCGAGTCCATCAAGTGGGCCTGGGACTTTCTGCTCAACGAGCTCAAGCTCGACAAAGACCGCCTCTACGTCACCATCTACAAAGATGACGACGAGTGTTTTGATATCTGGACCAGAGAGATGGACGTCGCCCCCGAGCGCGTCCTGCGCCTGGGCGATATCGAAGAAGGCGACGAAGAAAACTTCTGGTCGATGGGCCCCACAGGCCCCTGCGGTCCCTGCACCGAGATCCACTACGATCTGCACCCCGAACAGGGCCCCTTTACCTTCCAAGAAGGCTACGACGACGACCGCATCAACGAAATCTGGAACCTCGTCTTCATGGAGTTCAACCGCGACGAAGACGGCACGCTCAACCCGCTGCCGATGAAGAGCGTCGACACCGGCCTCGGCCTTGACCGCGCCGCGATGGTGCTCGCTGAGCGCGACAACGTCTTCCACACCGAGCTCTTCACGCCGATCTTCAAAACCCTCTTTGAGCTCCTGGGCGACGATGTTGAGCGCGACCTGGAAGTCTTCTACAAAGCCGAGAACTTCTCGGACTACGCCGTCATCGCCGACCACGTGCGCACGGTGACCTTCGCCATCTGCGACGGCGCGAAGTTCGCCAACGACGGGCGCGGCTACGTGCTGCGCCGCATCCTGCGCCGCGCTGTGCGCCACGGTCGCAACCTGGGCTTCAAGGGCCCCTTCCTGCATAAAGTCGCCGCCACCGTGGTAGAGGCCTATGGCGAGGTCTACCCCGAGCTGCGCGCTACCGGTCAGGAGGCCGGCGAACTCATCCGGCTTGAAGAAGAGCGCTTCTTCCGCAACCTGGAGCGCGGTCTGGAGCTCTTCGAAGACGCCGCTGCCCGCGCCGACGCCGAAGATCAAAAGACGCTCAGCGGCGATGAAGTCTTCCAGCTTCACGCCACCTTCGGCTTCCCGCCGGACCTCACCGAGATCATGGCCGAAGAACGCGGCATGAGCATCGACTGGGAAGGCTACGAAGCGCTCTGGAAAGAGCACCAGGAGACCAGCCGCGGCAAAGACATGTACGCCGACGCCGCCGGCGTGGGCGACTGGGTGACGGTTGAGGAAGGCAGCGCCGACACCTTCATCGGCTACGGCGCGCTGGAGGCCACCACCACCGTGCGCAAGATGCGCAAGATCGCCACCGGCTACGAGCTGCTTCTGGCCCAGACGCCCTTCTACGCCGAGAGCGGCGGCCAGGTCGGCGACCGCGGCCAGCTCATCGGCAAAGATGGCGACCTTGTGCTCAAGGTCGAAGACACTCAGAAGGCGCCCATCGGCATCGTGCACCGCGTCAGCGTGGTCAAAGGCGAGCCCGACTTTAAGGGTGAGTTCAAGGCGGTGGTCGATACACGCCATCGCCAGAAGACGGCGGCCAACCACACCGCCACCCACCTTCTGCACGCCGCGCTTCGCGACGAGGTCGACAGCGCCATCTTCCAGGCCGGCTCGCTCGTGGCCCCGGACCGCCTGCGCTTTGACTTCAGCTACGGTAAGCCCCTGACCCCCGAGGAGCTCCGCCGCATCGAGGCCCGCGTCAACCGTCAGATCCGCGAACATCATAAGGTCACCTGCCACACCGGGGTCGACCGCGACACCGCCGTCGACGAGATGGGCGCCATGGCCATCTTCGGCGAAAAGTATGGTGATACGGTGCGCGTGGTGGAGATCCCCGGTGAGTCGGTGGAGCTCTGCGGCGGCACCCACGTGGCCAACACCGGTGATATTGGCCTCTTCCGCATCACCAGCGAGTCCAGCGTCGCCGCCGGCATCCGCCGCATCGAGGCGCTCACCGAAGAGGGCGCGCTGGAGGCCTTCCAGAACGAGCGCGCTCAACTTCAGAAGTTGGCCGAGCTCTTCAAATCGGATGTGGCCAACCTCAACGACCGCGCCCGCGCCATTCTCGAAGATCGCAGCCGCCTGGAGCGCGAGGTCGACAGCCTCTCGCAGAAGTTGGCCAACCGCGGCGCCGACGCCCTGCTCGACGACGCTGCCGAGATCGACGGCCTCAAGGTCATCGCCACCTCGGTGGCCGCCGGCACCCGCGACCAGCTGATGGCCTACGCCGACAACCTCCGTGAGAAGCTCGGCCAGGCCGAAGCCGTCGTGCTGCTCGCCAGCGAGATCGACGAGAAGGCCGCGCTGATCTGCGTGGTCACCGACGCCGCCTTTAAGGCGCGCAAGGTCAAGGCCGGCGACCTCATCAACCGCGTCTCCAGCCACGTTGACGGGCGAGGGGGCGGGCGCCCCACCCTGGCGCAGGCCGGCGGTCAGAACCCGGCCGGCATCCCGGCGGCGGTCGAGGCCTTTGCCGACGCGGTGCGCGACGCGCTGAGCTAA
- the der gene encoding ribosome biogenesis GTPase Der, producing the protein MAFMIAIVGRPNVGKSRLFNRLIESQTAIVHDFEGVTRDRQYGDGDWFGRPFTVVDTGGFVPRSEDPMLVQMRHQAQLAVDEADAIIFVVDGRAGLAGADQEIFELLRTTDKPVYLAVNKIDTWTGQEQFLADFYQLGVPLYSLSAEHGIGLDPLMDDVMEHAPKGEVLKDEPFARIAVVGKPNAGKSSTINALLGENRLLTSDVAGTTRDAIDTMVRVDGKEYLVIDTAGLRRKRSISQRLEEFSVVQAIRSIDRADVALLVLDATQPISTQDKKIASVVQNRGRGCVILVNKWDLVEKDTNTAGEYVKSLRQELQFVDYAPVIFVSALTGQRVHKILGAVDTVFEQYTRRVQTSELNRFLEGAVARHSPPMHGNRRAKFFYISQVATRPPTFMFSVNYVDAVAPSYRKYLENQLREAYTFEGVPLRTVLRPRQQRERD; encoded by the coding sequence ATGGCCTTTATGATCGCCATCGTCGGCCGCCCCAACGTGGGGAAGAGCCGCCTCTTTAACCGCCTGATCGAGTCGCAGACCGCGATTGTGCACGACTTTGAGGGTGTGACCCGCGATCGCCAGTACGGCGATGGCGACTGGTTCGGCCGCCCCTTCACCGTGGTCGACACCGGTGGTTTTGTGCCGCGCTCCGAAGACCCGATGCTCGTGCAGATGCGCCACCAGGCGCAGCTGGCCGTCGATGAAGCCGACGCCATCATCTTTGTGGTCGACGGTCGCGCCGGGCTTGCCGGAGCCGACCAGGAGATTTTTGAGTTGCTGCGCACCACCGACAAACCGGTGTATCTGGCGGTCAACAAGATCGACACCTGGACCGGCCAGGAGCAGTTCCTTGCGGACTTCTATCAGCTGGGCGTGCCTCTTTACTCCCTGAGCGCGGAGCACGGCATTGGCCTCGACCCGCTGATGGACGACGTGATGGAGCACGCGCCCAAGGGCGAAGTGCTTAAAGACGAGCCTTTCGCGCGCATCGCCGTGGTGGGTAAGCCCAACGCCGGAAAATCCAGCACGATCAACGCCTTGCTGGGCGAAAACCGCCTGCTCACGAGCGATGTGGCCGGGACCACCCGCGACGCCATCGACACGATGGTGCGCGTCGACGGCAAAGAGTACCTGGTCATCGACACCGCCGGTCTTCGCCGCAAGCGCAGCATCAGCCAGCGCCTTGAGGAGTTCTCGGTGGTGCAGGCCATCCGCAGCATCGACCGCGCCGATGTGGCGCTGCTGGTGCTCGACGCCACCCAGCCCATCTCCACCCAGGACAAAAAGATCGCCTCGGTGGTGCAGAACCGCGGGCGCGGCTGCGTGATCCTCGTCAACAAATGGGATCTCGTCGAGAAAGACACCAACACCGCCGGCGAGTATGTGAAGTCGCTGCGGCAAGAGCTGCAGTTTGTGGATTATGCGCCGGTGATCTTTGTCTCGGCGCTCACCGGGCAGCGCGTGCACAAGATCCTCGGCGCGGTCGACACGGTCTTTGAGCAGTACACCCGACGCGTTCAGACCTCCGAGCTCAACCGCTTCCTGGAAGGGGCCGTGGCCCGGCACTCGCCGCCGATGCACGGCAACCGCCGCGCGAAGTTCTTCTACATCTCGCAGGTCGCCACCCGCCCGCCGACCTTTATGTTCTCGGTCAACTATGTTGACGCGGTGGCGCCCTCGTACCGGAAGTATCTGGAGAACCAGCTGCGCGAGGCCTACACCTTTGAAGGGGTGCCCCTTCGCACGGTGCTGCGCCCGCGTCAGCAACGCGAACGCGATTAA
- a CDS encoding serine/threonine protein kinase: MERENRQLGEYRLLAHLAKGGQSAVFLAARGGPHGFFRPVVIKGIPDRNLGDRRFEALFYKEATVSSRFSHPHVVTVHDAKQVGDEHFMVMDYVAGQTVADLAQRAFSQGDGLSLHESLLIVADACEGLDYVHGFVDIDQQSYSIVHCDISPQNLMVTYQGITRVFDFGIAQVVGETAGGSDELVGGKFAYMSPEQCRGEGVDGRSDIFSLGVIAYELVSAQRLFRRGSVEEVKEALLTEPIDAPSTASEWVPAEIDPIIMRALERDPAERYQRAGEFGAAIRAYLTGLGVDLEALREGLGGKVAALFAQERQEVARALRDAREQMSDQALRPPSEASVEVATYRAQLVASEEALEEAHARVEELSLGAQRGAELIGALSDEVRALRRRQSYFVAAIVALSLFAAAIATFSMTELGAGATASAEAAQQD, encoded by the coding sequence GTGGAACGCGAGAACCGACAGCTCGGGGAGTATCGGCTGCTGGCCCATCTGGCCAAAGGTGGGCAGTCGGCGGTGTTTCTTGCGGCGCGCGGTGGGCCGCACGGCTTCTTCCGCCCGGTGGTGATCAAGGGCATCCCGGACCGCAACCTGGGCGATCGCCGCTTTGAGGCGCTCTTTTATAAAGAAGCGACGGTCTCCTCGCGTTTTTCGCATCCGCACGTGGTCACGGTGCACGACGCCAAGCAGGTGGGCGATGAGCACTTTATGGTCATGGATTATGTGGCCGGTCAGACCGTCGCGGACCTCGCGCAGCGGGCGTTCTCGCAGGGCGACGGGCTGAGCCTGCACGAGTCGCTGCTCATCGTGGCGGATGCGTGTGAGGGGCTCGACTATGTGCACGGTTTTGTGGACATCGATCAGCAGAGCTACTCGATTGTGCACTGCGATATCAGCCCGCAGAACCTGATGGTGACCTACCAGGGCATCACGCGGGTCTTCGATTTTGGCATCGCGCAGGTGGTGGGGGAGACGGCGGGGGGCAGCGATGAGCTGGTGGGCGGAAAGTTTGCCTACATGAGCCCGGAGCAATGCCGTGGTGAAGGCGTGGACGGGCGCTCGGACATCTTCAGCCTGGGTGTGATCGCCTATGAGCTTGTGAGCGCGCAGCGACTCTTCCGCCGTGGTTCGGTCGAGGAGGTCAAAGAGGCGCTTTTGACGGAGCCGATCGATGCGCCGAGCACGGCCTCGGAGTGGGTGCCGGCGGAGATTGACCCGATCATCATGAGGGCGCTTGAGCGGGATCCGGCCGAGCGTTATCAGCGCGCTGGCGAGTTCGGCGCGGCGATCCGGGCGTATCTGACGGGGCTGGGCGTTGATCTCGAAGCGCTACGTGAGGGGCTCGGTGGGAAGGTTGCGGCGCTCTTTGCGCAGGAGCGCCAGGAGGTTGCCCGCGCACTCCGAGACGCCCGCGAGCAGATGAGTGACCAGGCGCTCCGACCGCCCAGTGAGGCGTCGGTGGAGGTCGCGACCTACCGCGCCCAACTCGTCGCCAGCGAAGAGGCGCTGGAAGAAGCGCACGCCCGCGTCGAAGAGCTGAGCCTGGGGGCGCAGCGGGGCGCGGAGCTTATCGGCGCGCTCTCCGACGAGGTGCGCGCGCTGCGTCGGCGCCAGAGCTACTTTGTGGCGGCGATCGTGGCGCTCTCACTCTTTGCGGCGGCGATTGCCACTTTCTCGATGACCGAGCTGGGCGCCGGCGCGACAGCGAGCGCCGAGGCCGCGCAGCAGGACTGA